Below is a window of Micromonospora chersina DNA.
AGGACGTACGACTGGTCCTTGGCCGCGTCGACGCTGCGGCGCAGCAGGCCGTCCGCGCCGAGCCGCGCGTGGTGGCCGGTGACCACGGCGTCGAAGCCCAGGGCAACGGCCCGGTCCAGCACCGCGGCGAACTTGATCTTCTCGTTGCAGCGCAGGCACGGGTTCGGGGTACGGCCCGCCGCGTACTCGGCCACGAAGTCGTCCACCACGTCCTCGTGGAACCGGTCGGCCATGTCCCAGACGTAGAACGGGATGCCGAGCACGTCGGCGGCGCGGCGGGCGTCCCGGGAGTCCTCCAGGGTGCAGCAGCCCCGGGCGCCGGTGCGGTAGGTCTGCGGGTTGCGGGCCAGCGCCAGGTGCACGCCGGTCACGTCGTGCCCGGCCTCCACCGCGCGCGCCGCCGCCACGGCGGAGTCCACCCCGCCCGACATCGCCGCCAGAACCCTCACCAGCTCACTCCCCTCGTCATCACCGAGGGTATCCGGGTCAGCGGGGGGTGCGGAGGGCGGCCGCGCGGCGGGCCCGCTCCACGGCGCCCGGCAGCGCCGCGATGAGGGCGTCGACCTCCGCCTTGGTGCTGGTGTGACCGAGGGTGAAGCGCAGCGACGAGCGGGCCCGGTCGTCGTCGGCGCCCATGGCGAGCAGCACGTGCGAGGGCTGGGCCACCCCGGCCGAGCAGGCCGAGCCGGTCGAGCAGGCGATGCCCTGGGCGTCGAGGAGCAGCAGCAGCGCGTCCCCCTCGCAGCCGGGGAAGGAGAAGTGCGCGTTGCCGGGGAGCCGATCGGTCGGGTCGCCGTTGAAGATCACCTCGGGGACCGCCTGCCGGACCCGCTCGACCAGGTCATCGCGGAGCGCGGCGACCCGGGCCGCGTACTCCTGCTGGCCCTTCACCGCGGCCTCCACGGCGACCGCGAAGGCGACGATGCCGGCGGTGTCGAGGGTGCCGGAGCGGACGTCGCGCTCCTGGCCGCCGCCGTGCAGCAGCGGGGTGGCGGCGACGTCGCGGGCCAGCAGCAGCGCGCCGACCCCGGCCGGACCGCCGAGCTTGTGGCCGGTGACGGTGAGCGCGGCCGCGCCGCTGGCGGCGAAGTCGACAGGCACCTGGCCGACCGCCTGGATCGCGTCGGTGTGGAAGGGCACGCCGTGCTCGGCGGCGACCGCGGCCAGTTCGGCCACCGGCTGCACGGTGCCCACCTCGTTGTTGGCCCACATGGCGGTGACCAGGGCCACCCGGTCGCCGTGCGCGGCCAGTTCGGCGCGCAGCCGCTCCGGGTCGAGCCGGCCGGCGGCGTCGACCGGCAACCAGCCGACCTCGGCGCCCTCGTGCCCGGCCAGCCAGTCCACCGCGTCCAGCACGGCGTGGTGCTCGACGGCGCTGGAGACCACCCGGATCCGCTCGGCCCGGGCGGCGCGGCGGGCCCAGAAGATCCCCTTCACGGCGAGGTTGTCGCTCTCCGTGCCGCCCCCGGTGAAGATCACCTCGGACGGGCGGGCGCCGAGCACGGCGGCCACCCGCTCGCGGGACTCCTCCACCCGCCGCCGGGCGCGCCGGCCCGCCGCGTGCAGCGACGACGCGTTGCCCACCTCGCGGGCCGTGGCGACGTACGCCTCGAGTGCCTCGTCGAGCATCGGGGTCGTCGCCGCGTGATCCAGGTATGCCATCACCGTTCAGCCTAACGGCCGACGGGCGTGCCGCCGGATGCCGGACCGCCCGTCCCGCACTGGGGTGGGGGCGGGCGGTCCGGACGCCTCAGGTGGGAACCGCGGTGACGACGATGTTGTCCCGGTAGTGCCGGGTCTTCGCGTCGAACGGGCCGCCGCAGGTGATCAGGGTGAGCCGGGGGCTGCCGTCCCGGGCGAAGTACCGGTCGAGCGGGATACGCGTCTTCGCGTACTCCTCCCGGGCCACCACCCGGTAGGGGCGCTCCCGGCCGTCGGCGCCGGTCACGGTGAGGGTGTCCCCCCGGTCCAGCTCGCGCAGCCGGAAGAACGCCCCCCGGCCCTGGTCGGCGCTGTCGACGTGGCCGGCGATCACCACCGAGCCGGTCCCGGCCTCCAGGCCGGGCCCGTAGCGGTACCAGCCGACCCGGTCGACGCTGGGCGGCACCTCGAACTCGTCGGTGCGCCGGTTGATGCCGACCGGGTCGACCGTGGCGGTGACCCCGATGGGCGGGATGCGCAGCCCCACCGGCGGGACGGTCGTCCCGGCCGCCGGCAGGGTGCCCGCGTTCACCGGCACCGACGGGTCACCCGTCGCCGTTGGCGTGGCGGCGGGGGTGGCGCTGGCCAGGGCCGCCGCCTCCTCGGCGCCGACGTCCTCGGCGGGCCGTGACCCGCAGGCCACCACGGCCGCGACGGTGAGCGCGGCGACGCCGGCGGCCATCGCCGCCAGCGCCCCGCGGTGTCGCACCGTCACCGGCGACCGGTCCGGGCGGTGGCCACCCGGGCGCCGCCGCTGACGAGGAGCAGCACGCCGGCGCCGGCCAGCACGTACCACCAGGCGTCCACGCCGGTGCCGGCCTGACCACCGGTGCCGCTGGGCACGCCGCCGGGGGCCGAGTGCAGCCCGCTGATCGTCTGGGCGACCACCGTCAGGTTCTTGGCCTCCGCGGAGCCGATCGCGTAGACGATCGTGGCGGTGCCCTCCTTGAGGTTCAGGTCGGCCGGGCCGATGGCGACCGTGTCGGTGCCGGCGAGCACCACGTCGGCCTTCACGGTGCCGGCGGCCACGTCGGCCTTGGCCTCCTTCGGGTTGGTCAGGTTCTCGAAGACCGGCTTGCCACCGGCGCGCACGTCGACGGCCGGGGCGGCGGCGGTGTGCCGGACGATCAGGCGGGCCTTGCCGGCGTCCACCTTGGACACGTCGTTGACGAACGGGGTGATCCGCGGCTTGCCGTCGGCGCTCAGGTGGGCGGCGAGGCTGATGTTCGCGCCGCCCGGCACCGCGGCGTCGTCGACCGTGAGGATCGCCTTGTCGATGGCCTCGCCGGGCTTGGTGAGGGCGATGTCGTACTCCCCCTGGGGCAGGGTGAGCGGGCCGGCCACGTCGCCGGGCTTGAAGTTGTCCAGCGTCTTCCTGCCGTTGACGTACACGTCGACCGGGGTGTCCGGGATGCCGTGGACCACGGAGACCTTGGACGAGGCGGCGTAGGCCGGGCTCGAGGTGGCTGCGCCGACGCCGGCGAACGTCAGGGCGGACACCGCGCCGATGGCGGCGGCCCGACGGAACATGGCGAACTGCATTGTCTGCCTCCTGGTGGTTGGTGCTGATTCGTCAGGACTGGCGTGCAGAACGAGTTACGCCGGCTCCGTCAGCCCCGGATGCGCCCGGGATCCGATTTCTTTTTCCGGCCCGCGGCGCATCCGGACCGGCCCCCGCCGACGAATGGGAGGTGACGGGGGAACCCGACCGACACACCGGGAGAGTGGGGCGACGGCTGTGGGAGTTACAGTTCGGCATGCCCCAGGGAAGGCGAGCCGCCCCGTGACGGTGCCATCGCAGGGACCGGAGCCGCCGGGCGAGGACGACCTCGCGACGCGGTTCCGTGACGGCGACGAGGCCGCTCTGCGCGAGGCGTACGACAGGTACGGCCGAGCGGTGCTGCACCTGGCCACCACGACGCTCGCCAACCGGAGCGACGCCGAGGACGTGACCCAGGCGACATTCGTGGCCGCCTGGCTCGGCCGGGAGACGTTCGACCCGGCGAAGGGTTCGCTGATCGGCTGGCTGCTCGGCATCGGGCGGCGCAAGGTGGTCGACCGGATCCGGGTCGCGACCCGGGAGACCCGGGTGGTCGAGACGGTGAAGCAGTTGCCCGAGCCGGTCTCCACCGGTCCCGACCCCGACACCGTGGTCGACCGGCTGGTGGTCGCCGACGAGCTGGCCCGCCTCCCCGACGAGCAGCGCCGGATGCTGGAGCTGGCGTTCTACGACGACCTGACCCACCAGCAGATCGCGACCGTGACCGGAGTGCCGCTCGGCACGGTCAAGAGCCATATCCGGCGCGGCATGCAGAGCCTGAAACGCAGATGGGAGGTGGACGGTGCAGCACCTGGACCACGACCGGCTGGTCTTTCTGGCGCTCGGTGAGAGCGAGGCGGCGGACCGTGAGGCCACCCATCTCGACACCTGCGAGCACTGCCGCGGCGAGCTGGAGACGCTCCAGCACGTCGCCGGGCTGGGCGCCGGCACGCAGGGCCTGACCGACCTGCCCGACCCGCCGGAGCACGTCTGGCAGGGCATCGTCGCCGAGGTCCGGGCCGCCGAGGCGCTGCCCACGCTGACCGACCGACGCCCGCCGCGCGCCGGTGAGCCGGCCGCACCGGCGGCCGCGCCGCGCCCTCGCCGCGGCCGCCGGTGGCCCCGCTGGGCCACCACGGCGGTCACCGCCGCGGCCGCCGCTCTGATCGGCGTGGTGGGCACCGCCGCGGTGCTGGGCGGGGGCGACGAGCCGGCCCCGCGGCCCACGGTGCTGGCCAGCGCGCCGCTGGCCGCTTTCGGGTCGACGCCGAAGGACGCCTCGGGTGACGCCCGGGTGCTCGGCGACAACCAGTTGCACCTGCACGTGGCGAATCTCCCGAGCGTTCCCGGGTACTACGAGGTCTGGCTCATCGATCCCAAGACGATGGAGATGTTCTCCTTGGGTACGCTGAGCAAGGCGTCGGGAGACGAGTTGCTGCCGATGCCTCCGAACGTGGACCTCCGGACCTACTCGGTGGTCGACGTCTCCGCCGAACAGTTCGACAACAAGCCCGCCCACTCCGGCGACAGCCTGCTGAGGGGCACCCTGACGGGCTGATCGGCGGGCCGGCTCAGCTCCCCGGCCCGCCGATCAGCTCCCTTCCACCGCACGGAAGGGCCCGCGACACACGCGAGCCGCCGCCCGGATCACCGGACGGCGGCTCGTGTCGTGACGGGGTCACTTGCGCTTGCGGATCTCCTCGGCGGCCTGCGGGACGACCTTGAACAGGTCGCCGACCACGCCGAAGTCGGCCAGCTCGAAGATCGGCGCCTCGCCGTCCTTGTTCACGGCGACGATGGTCTTCGAGGTCTGCATGCCGGCCCGGTGCTGGATCGCGCCGGAGATGCCCAGCGCGACGTAGAGCTGCGGGGAGACGGTCTTGCCGGTCTGGCCCACCTGGAACTGGTGCGGGTAGAAGCCGGAGTCGACCGCCGCGCGGGACGCGCCGACCGCGCCGCCGAGCAGGTCGGCCAGCTCCTCGACCAGCTTGAAGTTGTCGGCGTTGCCGACGCCGCGACCGCCGGAGACGACGACCGACGCCTCGGTGAGCTCGGGGCGGGAGCCCTTCTGCTCGGCGACCCGCTCGACGACCTTGGCCAGCTTGTCCGCGTCGGAGACCGACACGGTGAGCTGCTCGA
It encodes the following:
- a CDS encoding cysteine desulfurase family protein; protein product: MAYLDHAATTPMLDEALEAYVATAREVGNASSLHAAGRRARRRVEESRERVAAVLGARPSEVIFTGGGTESDNLAVKGIFWARRAARAERIRVVSSAVEHHAVLDAVDWLAGHEGAEVGWLPVDAAGRLDPERLRAELAAHGDRVALVTAMWANNEVGTVQPVAELAAVAAEHGVPFHTDAIQAVGQVPVDFAASGAAALTVTGHKLGGPAGVGALLLARDVAATPLLHGGGQERDVRSGTLDTAGIVAFAVAVEAAVKGQQEYAARVAALRDDLVERVRQAVPEVIFNGDPTDRLPGNAHFSFPGCEGDALLLLLDAQGIACSTGSACSAGVAQPSHVLLAMGADDDRARSSLRFTLGHTSTKAEVDALIAALPGAVERARRAAALRTPR
- a CDS encoding class F sortase → MTVRHRGALAAMAAGVAALTVAAVVACGSRPAEDVGAEEAAALASATPAATPTATGDPSVPVNAGTLPAAGTTVPPVGLRIPPIGVTATVDPVGINRRTDEFEVPPSVDRVGWYRYGPGLEAGTGSVVIAGHVDSADQGRGAFFRLRELDRGDTLTVTGADGRERPYRVVAREEYAKTRIPLDRYFARDGSPRLTLITCGGPFDAKTRHYRDNIVVTAVPT
- a CDS encoding DUF4397 domain-containing protein; its protein translation is MQFAMFRRAAAIGAVSALTFAGVGAATSSPAYAASSKVSVVHGIPDTPVDVYVNGRKTLDNFKPGDVAGPLTLPQGEYDIALTKPGEAIDKAILTVDDAAVPGGANISLAAHLSADGKPRITPFVNDVSKVDAGKARLIVRHTAAAPAVDVRAGGKPVFENLTNPKEAKADVAAGTVKADVVLAGTDTVAIGPADLNLKEGTATIVYAIGSAEAKNLTVVAQTISGLHSAPGGVPSGTGGQAGTGVDAWWYVLAGAGVLLLVSGGARVATARTGRR
- a CDS encoding RNA polymerase sigma factor yields the protein MTVPSQGPEPPGEDDLATRFRDGDEAALREAYDRYGRAVLHLATTTLANRSDAEDVTQATFVAAWLGRETFDPAKGSLIGWLLGIGRRKVVDRIRVATRETRVVETVKQLPEPVSTGPDPDTVVDRLVVADELARLPDEQRRMLELAFYDDLTHQQIATVTGVPLGTVKSHIRRGMQSLKRRWEVDGAAPGPRPAGLSGAR
- a CDS encoding anti-sigma factor; this translates as MQHLDHDRLVFLALGESEAADREATHLDTCEHCRGELETLQHVAGLGAGTQGLTDLPDPPEHVWQGIVAEVRAAEALPTLTDRRPPRAGEPAAPAAAPRPRRGRRWPRWATTAVTAAAAALIGVVGTAAVLGGGDEPAPRPTVLASAPLAAFGSTPKDASGDARVLGDNQLHLHVANLPSVPGYYEVWLIDPKTMEMFSLGTLSKASGDELLPMPPNVDLRTYSVVDVSAEQFDNKPAHSGDSLLRGTLTG